The region CCTGAGAAACAACCACCCAACACCTGGAAGGAACTGGAAGCTGGCAACATATCGGTCACCAAGAACAAGATCCCATTCGTTTCTGTTGGAGCAGACCACGCATGCGAACATCTGATGAAGCAGATGAAGGTTCGTGCTGGACTCATTGGCATCTCCAACAACGCCAACGCCAGACAGAGGTTCTTTATGGCTGCACCAGAACTGTCGTGCCTGTCAAAGGAGTTCAAAAGTCAGTTTGATGCGGAAGTTGGCAAGGCCACAGAGCACCGTGACCTTGGACCAAGTGCAGTCAAGATGGAGCATGACGCAATTGACAAAATCAAGGCTGCAATCCTGAGTCATGGCAATCCATTTGCCACTGAAGGTGACCAGCTTCACAATCTGATCACTCATGCCTACATTCCAGACGAGTACGTGCCACAGATCCTGAACATTGACGCCACTGGGCAGACGTTGTATGAAGCGTACGTGTCAGAGCGGATCAATGGGGACGTCAGCCTGTGGGCACCAGTGAAGAAACAGAACAAAAAGATGTACATGTCTGGCAACAAGGAAGCCAGTGTGAAACTCCGGGACAAGACTGTAGACCTGAAGGAGACCAAGGATCTCTACGGAAGGCTGATGGTCCTTGCCAGGTCTAACCGAGACATTGACCTGAAACAAGCCATCGGGAACTACGAGTTCACGTTGACACAGAGGGCACTGTTCGCGCCAAACGGAGCAATGCTGCCATGCACTGACAAGTCAAAGTTGATCCACCTTCTTGAGAAGTTGGGAACAGCAGAACCACCCGATGACGATCAGCAGCAGTTGCAAGATGCAAGTGGTCGTGCAGCGCGACGCAGTGGATTCTGAAACCATGGACTTCACACACACTGAGGGTGACACAAATCGCAAGATTGCACTGGTGGACGGTATGGTGGTCGTGCAGAAGCTGACAAAGAAACCAGCCACGGTAGTGACAGTCAAGGATCTAAGTGGATGCTTCAATGCCAGACTGATGTCTCTGACAAGAGACTGTGATGAGATCATTCTAGTGTTTGATACTTACAAGACTGACTCCTTGAAGAGTACCACAAGAGAGAAACGGAGACAAGGGAAGGATCCGGTCCAATATCAGATCAGAGATGACACCAGCATCAAACACATCCCGATGACCCGGTTCCTTTCCCATGACAAGACGAAGGCAGATCTGACTGAGTATCTGGCAGCAAAAACCCTGGAGTACAACAAAGACTCGTCCAAGTTGGTCATCACATCGGCCTCAGGACATACCAGAAGCAACAACGAACTGCTCTTTGAGGACAACAACCATGAAGAGGCGGACACACTGCTGATCCATCAGGCAGTGCTGGCATCACAGCGCAACCCACCTGATGCAGAATTAGTTGTCTTCTCCCCAGACACAGATGTCCTGGTGCTTGTCATAGCCAAATATGACCTGCTGCTGGGGAAAACATCCATGTCGATGGCCTCCGGAGTGATCCAGGTGCAGCCAGTATGGACAGCTCTAGGTCCAAAGAGAGCAAAGGCTTTGCCAGCCTTCCACGCATTTTCGGGGGCAGACACGGGGAGGTTCTCTCGTATAGGCAAAGCAACCTGGCTGCAAATCTACCTAAAAGCAGACAGAGAAGTCGTCAAGGCTTTGCAGATGCTTTCGGATGCCACTGAAGTCACCGACGACCTGCTTTCTATGTTGGCTACATTCGTCTCTGCTGCATACCCACCAAAGGGCATCCGGATTGCGAGCATCCCCGAGCTGCGATGGCATCTGTTCTGCAAGCATATGGCTGAAAGTGACAAGCTGCCTCCCACCCCCGGTGCTCTCAAGCAGCACATCCTCCGAGTCCAGATCAAGGCCACAGTATGGGGTCAGGCAAGCGTTGCTCAGCAGCAGTTCCTGGATCCTCTGAAGCACGGCTTCTGCAAGGACACAACTGGTCAGGTCAAGCCAGTTACTACTGAGGTGCTCCCAGCCCCCATGGCCATCATCGAGATGGCGAGATGCCAGTGCAGAGCCGACTGTTCTACAGCTCGATGTTCTTGCAGGTCCAATAACCTATCGTGTACAGACCTCTGCCAGTGCAGCACTCAGCGTCAGAATGATGAGGACTCTAGGAATGATATATTGTTGGCCAgtgacagtgatgatgatgagtgAGAGTACTAgctgatgatcatgatgatggtCCTTGCCCTTGAAGtttaatattaaacaattaTCATCGTCTGAAGTGAAATCTATGGCTCAGTCTATCGGATCATCTTCTATCATCTACATCTGTTGTTATGTTTAGCCTGTTGTACTTGGTGTCACTGGATTCCTCACCCCTAAAAATATAGGATTAGCCGTTAAAATTATGACTCTAGGTCACCTAGATGCCGAGATATTGGGAAACATTCATATTTACGttggccattttgaaaatccaAGATGACCGCCTTGTAGTTACGTTTAGCTTAGAGTACATGGTACCACTAGATTCCTTGCCCCTACAAATGTAGGTTTAGCCGTTAAAATCAGGACTCCGGGTCCCCTAGATGTTGAGATATTGAGAAACACCCATTTTTTAagcggccattttgaaaatccaagatggcAGCCATATATGCGTCCGGCAAATGGTAAACATTGGTTTTCTGATTGCTTACACTATACAGTTTCCAAAAATGTATAGATTTGCAAATCTCCCAAAAATTCCAACGAAATTACATAATGAGCCTGACTATTAACGCGACATTAGAATTTCACTGATTGACAATGGGTGGCAATCTTCCTTGTGTTAAAAGTTAGTTTAAATGGACCCCACAAAAAAGAGGGGAATTTCACAATAATTTTAACAGTATTAAAAGTatgattttatttgatttaaacATAAAACGACGCTATCTTTCCATTTATTGTCTACCTGCATGGTACGTAACATTAGTTGCATATTTTTGATGTTGCCATTCCGTAGTATAATAGCAAATCAAGTTCCTACTTTTACTTACAGGTATATACCGACTTTATAATACGATATCAaccattaatatttatgaaaattgagTAATGTTCAATAAATATCCATAACAGGGGGAGAATGTGGAATATcaagtaaaatattttaataacttaatgtacatagactgaacatatttgcTTGAAGCAGAACGTTCTAATGACTCACAGTGTACTCTATACAAATACATTGATTTGATTTAACGAAAATGAACACAACAGCAATACAAGGATGTAGGTTAAAttaatgtatacaaatatagGGACGGGCATTCATTGTGCTGTTGACGTCACGGTCAAATCGGCAATGTTCGTTGCGTTTCGACGGTCATTGTTCCATAGTCGTTATAGAGCAAATTAATATACTACATAACGGTTTGTGTTCAGTATAGTGTACTCAGAGAAATATCTCTGTCAATCTCCAGGTTTATTTTCCTGACTTCATAGGTAATTATCATGTCGCTTTCGACTTTCTACCTACGTTTAACTATCATAAGATTCTAACAAATTTACGTGTGTTTAAAGGTGTGATGGTAAATGATTGAGTGATTTCAACTGCCATAATTGTTGCAAATACAGGTTTTCATCGGAGTTGCTCTTTGGGgttgcgtgtgtgtgcgtgtatatTCTTGTGCAGGGCTGCTTACGATATCATTATTGTTAAGACTTATATCTTGCACAAGAAAGCATATAGAACGTTGTGTGCCATTCATCGCACTAAACTTTCGCGcaatgtgtaggcctatacccGGAAATCGGCAAATGTTTTAGTAGAATTGTTCTGAAGCTAACAAAATATATGTCTTACACCGTTTGCTAAAAGCGACTGCATTCGCTTTGACCAATTTGGAGCGTTGTGCCTAGAAGAAGCACATGAAATTTCGTGGATTTGAGGTTATTCTCTATTGACAAATGACACTGTTTTCACTCCGATTAcaaaactaattaaaattagtgTATATTGTGTTGTTGGAGAGATCAAGGTTTACGTTTACAGAAACTTGGCGAACAAAAAAAATCGCAGCAATTTCAGGGGATGAGAGACTCTGAACGtgaacaaataaaaacacaTAAACATGTTAGGAGGGAGCGTCTATACTACTAGGATATCTATATTTCTTGTATATTCAATATTGTAGTATTTTGAGAGATACAATTCCATGTATAGATATCTGCATTGACACATGATCACTCACTGGTAAAGCTTCcactgtttatgttatatgcAGAATCCATGCTTCCTTGAATTTCATGCTCCACCAAGAATTACCGTGAATCatccatataaaagtttatatGAACTACTAGTACTAAGGTATACATAATTGGCATTGTAGCGAGTGATTATGAAGAGTTCAGTAGTTAATACCAAAGAAAGGTTCTGTGTTATAGTATCCACAAATTGATTGTAAATCACATGGCTTATGACATATGTTTCCCAGCGcaaagaaataattaatttcATAATTGATATGAACATTTGAAAGAGAACACGATATAATGTAAGGTGATATAATATAATTGTTGTCATGATTAAATTTAATAGATATAAACTTTACCAATAAATACGCCGAGCACAAACCTTTACTCGAGATGGCTCAACCTCAACCACAATATCAGCAAAATTCACCATCGGACCAGAATCAACAGCAGTATAATAACTCATCACTGAAAGGATCGGAAGTACGAGTCATTACCGGATGTGCCATCATTGTGCTGGGGGTTTCCGAAATACTCTGTGCCATTGTTCTCTTAGTGGCACCACTGGATACCAACTACAACTATTGTATTGCCGAGTATATTGGTTGGGGAATCTGGGGTGGCGTGGTAAGTCTTTCTGGGAATTATGTGATGCTTTTCTGATTAATTAGTGGTTTATCATCATAATTGGGATTCACGACAACAAAAGGGTCTGTCCTTTAAAAGTAAGTAAATATATTGTTCAAAGCATTATTACCGTAACATATATTGAAAACCTGGAAAAAGTCTGCACCTGAGTATCATTGCGTCTTCACATGTAAACGGAAACACCTAGCATACATACTTTACCTATAGCATAATAAAATGGTATTACCTCGTTTTAACAACTACGATTATACTTGACTACAAATAACCAGAAAGCCATGACTGTTAAATATCCATACGGATTAAACaggtatttttatttattttatagtttgCCATTGTTACAGGAAGTTTTGGAATAGCAAGCCGGCGACAAAAGTGCATGGTAAGAACCCGTCAGccattatgattatgatgatgacgacgatgatgacgatgacgacatCCATGACTATAGCCGTGACCATGTCCGTGACAATGTCCGTGACGATGACAATAACGAtgttgatgacgatgacgacgacgaaaCGATGaggacgacgacgatgacgatgaagatgacgattttttaaatattttttctaattttaattttaattcttaTTCTAATTATAATTCTTATCTAATTCTAATTCTAATGCTAATTCTAATTCTAATTCCATTTCGAATTCTAATTCGAATATTAATTCGAATTTGAATTAGAAACCTTCCCTGTAGACCTagttacattcatatttatacATGTGTATCACAAGATACAAGTTTACATCTTAAAATTCCAGTCTCCAGTCGTAAGAAATGGGAATTGGCTTCAACGGCCTCATGTCTACCCCATTTAAGAAAAATCTCTCTTGCGAATGTTTCTTATTATTACAGGTCATTGTTTACATGATTCTGGCCATCATTGCGTCAGTCATTGCTGTTGGCGGCCTCATTAGTTCAGCAGTTGCGGCATTTTGTGTTAATTCATCAAAGATCTACGACGTGAGTATTGCCATCGTTTAGATGTAGTgtgaacaaaatatatgaaacaaaattcGTATCCCATATCGTTGAGCAATAATTTGTTGCAACTGCTGCTAACACCTGTCATTAACAGCAAAACCACATTTTCTCCACGTGatctcatttattattaacGGAATACTACGGTTGTCATTGTTAACTGTTTGCAAAAAGGTCGTTTTAGTTAAAGAACAGACGTTAGGTCACCGCTAAattaattttttcaaatttgactgTTGAAAGAAATCcacatgataaaaaatattctcTTCTTCTTTATTCTTGCTTGTATAAAAATCATTAACCCACAGAAGTACGTTGATAGAAACAAACCTTCCATTCAGAGTACATCGGAGGCTAAGAAAACATTCCAAACGTACCATTGTTCTAGGGCAAAGAAAGATCTTACATTGTAGTAAAAGAAATGTAAAGTTCATGtgttgtgatgtcatcatgacgtATTTGTTTTAACAGTTCAACTACCGTGATGTGTACGTACGCCTACACCAGTCGAACACTCATGTGGCGCTTTACATCTTATTGGCTGTAACCTTTGCCATCCAATCACTGGCTGCCATCATCGGAGCAAGCTTCACCTGTGTTGCAGTTTGTCCTGAAAGTAACAATTGGCATCAGCAAGTGGTAAGTATGGTCACTGTTCATCCAGGTCATTTTTAATATCTGTCACAACGGTACATTGCGAAGAACATTATCGTCATAATTTGACAAACCTTTATATGCCTCATATCTTGAGAAATAGCAATGACTTTTACCAAAAGTACAATAACTTTGTTAATTGCAGACATCTTAGTAAGCCGTCtgccagggacgtagccaggggggagcaatggaagagaagtttttttttaaacttaaagcAAGAAATACATTATAGCCATTTTTTCAGGTTGAAGTAAGTTATGCAacccttctcaatctttcccCTGAAAGTTCGTGTGCTACgtcataatattatttatttcctgcaacgtggGAGGCATTTGTGGCAGACATTTTCTTTGTAAACCATGGCGCTACGTTATGTGTAACAATGCTCCCTTTTGTGAGAAGTGCCCCTCTTCAAATTCTATTCCCCCCTTTCAAATATCTGGCTACGTCCCTTCTTCTTAACACAGTGAATGTCTTCAATATTAACATAACTTTTTTTGTTAAGCTTCAAATATACAGTGCTGTTATTATTGATAGTGATATAACAAATTGTCAATATTGTGTAACGTCTGACAGATCTACATGATTGCAACACTTATTCACCGAATGTGAACAAACTACCTTCTTTAAGTAACGTGGAAAATGGACATTGTCTTGTACCAAACTTGACGACGATAACACAAGTGGCTGAAAAAgctattgttttatgtaataaaGTTAACGTAGCTTAAAACTACCCTCCTTTTCGAAATAAAAGTCGATATACTCACGTAAATATAGTGGTCAAATATATCTCTTATTTGTAACAAACTAATTTTTTAGTCTGTATTTCATCTATAAGATGTCAATTAAGATAGTTCAATAAAGGAAGTCATTCCCTTGTTAATCATTCTGGGATAATTTCGTTATTTCGCGACTACCAATTAACCCATGCAATGGATGGATACGCGGTAGCGGCTTAAGTTTCAAACTGAACACCACATATATTGGATATCAATTGctatcatgttttcaaggttgCAATTAATATGTCATTATGTAACGGAAAAGCTCAGTTTATAGACTATTTGCACTAAAACaacgaaataaataaatatatttatgtaattgAATTATCAATATGCAATGTGACATGATATTAGAATTCCTTCACAAGTACGCAAAATGTCTCTATTACAGGATTTCATAAGATAGTAATATAGTGATATGATATAAGTAATGATATGAAATAATGTTCATGTATAAGTTTACTCCGTCTGACATCTGATATTCATCAATTCTCAATTTCTAGATTGTATACCAACCCACCAAGCTACCAAATCAACCAATCAATACCCAGGCCCCGTACCCTGCAGTGATCACAACCAAAAGTCAGCCAACACCATATACTTCAAACATCTAAGGTGTACCACCATATTACAACTATGTTGCAAATAATCAATACTAGTGTCGTTAATATGAATTAAGATAACATATTTGGCTCCTTTTGCTTATACTCTGCGATAATTCCTAATGCGAAAGTTTCAGTTATAGAATTTTATCCATTTATTCTGTCTACCGTCTTGGTTACCGATTGCTAACATTTGTTTTCGTCATCAACGTTGCGCAACAAAGTTCCATGACTTTCAGCAACTGGTTTGATTCATTCTTTGCAAAGATCATTCATGATCatggtaaaacaaaacataattagTTTGACAGAAGGAACTTTGTTAGATCAACGTTTCTCTGGTTCGTGGTATCGATTATTACTTTTTAAAGTagattttttataacatttatacatTGCTTGCTTGGAAAATATCTTGTCTTAAAATGTGATTAGCTGTTTGGATTGATTTGCTAATTAAAAGCACTTGAAATTATGTGCTTTATTCAAGGAAAATGTTAATAACATCTCACTACATTATTCTCTGCCAAGTTGGGACGTGTTTTTTACAATGAGGTACTGTCACGCTTGAAGTGCTGACAGTTTGAGCAGAATTATCGTGTTTTATCATATGAAGGTAAGGAACCGTTCATATTGCCGATACGAGTGCCTCGAAGCATGATATGAGGTGACAATAAAGAATAGTTTTCATTGGCAAACTGCCCCAAATGGCAGTAATCCCCCGAAGCTTTTACTCAGACCTGGATCATCTTTTGGCTTGCCATGGGCAAAGGATTCGTGAGTCATCGTAATAATAATGCCCGCCAGAGTTGAAATGCGACAATCAAAAAGGCAGCGTCATCCATAATAGTATAGAAAGAATCACAAAAAAGTTTATATACCTTAtgtgaaaatttatttttgctGACGAAATAAATAACCGCCGGTCTGAATACGTGCACTTTCTAATACAAATACACTCGAGAAGTGTTATGCTCGAAAGATTCCACGCAGCAAAAATTTCAGCTCGATGTGTGTATTGTGTTTCATatcatgtatttgtatataaCTTACATATACTAACAGAATTGAGATTATCTTAAACAACACACGTACGATGTTCATTTATCTTTTGAACATGCTATATCTTGACTGCAAGAGATTGCTTATACAATCAACATTCACGCGTCATTGATGGATGAATGAAATGGTCATTTAAGTTCGAATGAAATGATTAGACCGTCTCCTATTGTTAATTCATTGGTTTGTAAAGTGAGATCTAGTCATTCCTTAAAGGGATCCTCTTGGGTGACATGTACAttgaattaataaaattaacatCGTTAAAAGAACAAAGTTTTTTTGGTAAGTTGTATGAAGAAAATTCAAAGATATGTCCGGTTACAAGATAAAACATTATAGCAACTGCTGCCAATACAGCATTGTCGTGGTATGCGATATAGCCTTACTAAATACAGTTCATTGAATTTCGTGATGATTGATTAGTTGTCATTTCACTGAATTCACGGCTACATTGGTCGATGTGTGTTTGAAATAAGATCTTCCTCTTAACCCATAAAGTACATGTATGATGTTTCGGAGAAGCTTAAGTTTCATAGTGgtgcatgttttgtttttaccatattattatatattgacTGAGATTTACTAGCTTGGTATGGCAGTTATATCTCTTTTCAATCGCACGATATTGTGTTGTCCTATTAATGGCTGTACTTTTCTTGTCACGACTTAATAAATATATCCCAGGAAGAACGAAAATGGTTTCtagaatattttctttatataataTGCCCAAATTTGCCTGAAATCGCGTACCTAGTAGTCATACATGTGTTAAATTGTGACTTAATATGTAAGGAAATTGTGTAAAAATAACTTTTATAATTAAGTGAATAAATGACGTTGAATATATGACTTAATTGATTATTAAAATACAATGCTATGGGTAGTCACCGTAAGTTGGTCAAGAAAACTCGTCGGTCGAAATCGATATACCccctgaaaaatgttgtttgtaCACCTTTGAAGAAAAGTTTGTGTTGTCGTTTAGGGAGTGAAAATACATTACGCTTTATTTGAGATCACTTCAACATTGCATCGGTGAACGCGGAATCCAGAAACGACTGCGAAAAAATAACACTTTTAGCAAGATAGTAGATGTATTTTTGCACCTTGTATCATTCGCACCTCTCTGCAGTAACAATTACTACTCGATACGAGGCTTTAAATCACTTACCTAACCAACTGAAGACGTCCATTTCTATCGATGTTCGGAAAATGTTCATCCCGAAATCTCCAATTGACACTAAGATTTATATAATGCCCTGGTAAGAGTTGTTTACATCTAGCATGAGATGGCTATTTGTGGCATCCAACGAATTTCCATTTAACTTGGGCATTTACTAATATCAGACGTTAGTGTAACAATTTGAAACGTAGACGTCTTCATATCAGAGACATATTTAACAGGCATGGCACGGCAGGTGTGGCATGCTATGTGGCTTTCAAGTGTCGCCGCATTGGTAACGTTGGCCATTTGAATAACGATCGACTGTATGTGAGGGTAACCTGACAGGATTACACAATTATTGTCACCAtatcaacatatcaaaatgcTCTCATTCGTTCATCTTCAGCAATAGTTTATAGAACTGCTAACTTTTTGAAAAGCTTCATTTTGGGCCAGTTGGGTACATTTTTTCATCACTACGTAACGTTTAAATGGTATTTTGTACACGATCgtaatgaaaagaaatagtTCAATAAATTAGACCCCATGTAGACTGCTCCCTCTTACCCCATTCAGTATGTTTTGTTATCTTTGATGTTGTTTTATTGCTTGACTACGGATTTTTTTCGCTTCAAAACTGCGTGAACTATGCAATGTACGCCCTTCACGTGTCTCCAGGGTCTCCACTGGGTAGAGGACTTTTAATTAGAATAATGATGGTGCGATTGCAAAAGCTAAACTTTTGGagtttttcattttgaaagtacAATCGAACTTGTCTTCCTGAGTggataaatgttttctttattataaatGAATACAACGATGTCAGCACTAATGCAGGTGTTGTCACTAGATTGTATGCAGATTGCATGCAGAAATTTCCGCACAACTTCATTACAAACTGAAACTAAATAAGTCATATGAATAATCCTTTGACCCATGACGCCAACTTAATATACAGAGAATGAGTACTGCAAATGATATTGCAATATTTCGTTCAGGGAATTTGCTGCAAATTGAAATATGGTACGGTACCACCTATCTGTTAACCACAACACAAATGTCACAAAAATTACAGTTGAACATTTTTTCTACAACAGAactgggaaaaaaatattttatggtGCCTAAACATCATTCAGTTCGTAAACGTTTCAAAATAGCTTTCTGGTCATATACATGTTATTATATGTTCATTTGTCTACATGTGATTCGATCtcattggcatataaatatatatatacatataa is a window of Apostichopus japonicus isolate 1M-3 chromosome 21, ASM3797524v1, whole genome shotgun sequence DNA encoding:
- the LOC139963190 gene encoding uncharacterized protein translates to MTISSSCKMQVVVQRDAVDSETMDFTHTEGDTNRKIALVDGMVVVQKLTKKPATVVTVKDLSGCFNARLMSLTRDCDEIILVFDTYKTDSLKSTTREKRRQGKDPVQYQIRDDTSIKHIPMTRFLSHDKTKADLTEYLAAKTLEYNKDSSKLVITSASGHTRSNNELLFEDNNHEEADTLLIHQAVLASQRNPPDAELVVFSPDTDVLVLVIAKYDLLLGKTSMSMASGVIQVQPVWTALGPKRAKALPAFHAFSGADTGRFSRIGKATWLQIYLKADREVVKALQMLSDATEVTDDLLSMLATFVSAAYPPKGIRIASIPELRWHLFCKHMAESDKLPPTPGALKQHILRVQIKATVWGQASVAQQQFLDPLKHGFCKDTTGQVKPVTTEVLPAPMAIIEMARCQCRADCSTARCSCRSNNLSCTDLCQCSTQRQNDEDSRNDILLASDSDDDE